The Dreissena polymorpha isolate Duluth1 chromosome 4, UMN_Dpol_1.0, whole genome shotgun sequence region CAGCTAAgttgaaaaaaacatgaaatattgAAACTTCGACGTTctgatcttttttttaaatgccgtCGAGACTACCGAATATTGGACTTTTCGAATACTTTGACAACCGAATATACGTTTACAAATTGTGCAACTCGATAACTTCTCTACTTTATGCATACGTTGTCTGTGTCATTTCCTATACATTCAGCCATATTGACATCATTTTAAACGTAAAAATATGACTTTTTTTACACACTTCATGAACTACAGCGTCTTCAATACAAAGTGACATCATCGTGTTCGTCATTAGCACGCATGGAGAAGAAAGTCACCTTGCGAACATCAGCTCTAACGGATCCAAGGTGTACGATCAAATGATAATGGGTAGCGACGGACAGACGGTATCCGTCAATGACCTTCTCAGTCTGCTCGATAATGACGCGCTTAAGGGAAAAACTAAGCTGTGTTTTATGCAGGTAAATGTTTACGAAAAATTATCTTGAGAGCGGAAATTTATTACAGTCATCACGGATAATTAAATTGACGATTATTACTTTATATTCAAGGAGAAGTGCAATAAGTATTAATAGttcgcatacatgtatataattaattaaatgtttgttgtttttattgttgttttcaaatatcaGCTTTTTCCATaacacacatgtttaaatacattatcaaattaaaataatataaaaatgtcatCGATCCTTTTGGGTGCGTGTACCCAACATTTTTCTCTATTTATGTAGTTTTCTGTTTATGTATCAACATAATATTTGTGAACATGGGAACATGTTGTATATTGCACAGCGTCtataccttttttattttatgttgtatataaacatttttatttatttgtatgtagTTTTCTTTTGACAGTGAGTAATCTAATTTTCCACGTtaacaataaatatgaatttaaatggGAATATGTGATGGAGTCATTATCATTATGTGAAATGAAAAACACGATAATGTACCTCGTTAAAAGTTAATgtctttttaaactttaaaaacaatatttaccaAACATACGTAAAGGACACAAAACATCATGGTATATGattagaaaatatttatttaaataacaaagtgtACAAATAACGCTCACTTATCCAATacaattattaaacacaatcatattaaaCTAAAGTGACACGTTAATTCAGATATCTAATACATCGCAATAACTTCGTTGAACGTGGATAAACAATCGTAAATTTATTCTTAGGCGTGTAGATCGATCACAAATGGTGACCCGACACAAAAGGTGGATCTGGGCGTTACTGTTGGGGTTGCGGACGGGATGCAAATCTATAAAGCAAAAGATGAGGACAAAGCAGACGGCATGGTGCGTAAGGCTCAGAAAATTTATTCACATTGCAAGGCAAAAGCCTTAGTAATAAATTGCTTTGTGCCTTTTtattaagtgtattatttgtgtAGTGCTGTCATGTTGATGTTGATACAATGTACGGTATAGGTAATTGTATGTTTACTGCCCAAAGTGGGTTGACAGTGAAGATGAGACAGACCCAGGAGAAGGGGACACCGGAGTGATGCCGAAGCTCCCCGAAACAGAAATAGGACCACAAAAATCTGCGAACTACTCTAAAAGTGAAATAGCGCCAGAAAAATGCGAATCGGAGATTGCAATAGCACCTGTTCAGTGTCCAAGAGATTGTCTTGTCATGTACGGGGTTCAACCACGTAAGTGTGCAATGATTGTTGCATGGTGTTTGATGGCTAGATATAAATCACATAATAAAATATGCTTCAGCATATTTTTATAGACATTGGAATTAGAGACTATGCGGTAATACATCTCTTGTCTTCATCATTTGCACAGTATATGCTCCAAAAATGATCGAAAATTACAGTTCAATAAATAAGCTTTTGAACTAATCCCgatcaaacaaataatttttagaATAAATAAAAGCTACGGATTGCTGCAATTGATCATCAATAGGAGTTCCATAAATGATAACTACACTTGCATATGTAGTGTTTGAAcaatttttaatggaaaaaccAACAATCAACTCCCAAAGTCGTGAGGTAATTACTGTAACTTTATAAATCAATCGAACGTTACATAATAAGCGCCTACATCATATACGTTAATATAAGCGTACCAATGTTTCTcggaaaaaaaagaagaaaaatatatttcaagaTA contains the following coding sequences:
- the LOC127876164 gene encoding uncharacterized protein LOC127876164 isoform X2; protein product: MTFGTAIIIVNEFKDHLKLKRNGANKDYENMNKMFKDLGFDVKPHFEIAASKIQTVFKEASSIQSDIIVFVISTHGEESHLANISSNGSKVYDQMIMGSDGQTVSVNDLLSLLDNDALKGKTKLCFMQACRSITNGDPTQKVDLGVTVGVADGMQIYKAKDEDKADGMWVDSEDETDPGEGDTGVMPKLPETEIGPQKSANYSKSEIAPEKCESEIAIAPVQCPRDCLVMYGVQPHKEALRGKEKGSWMLHYMFQARDILTENDGNVLKYLTTVLRKMADHESKYEKQRVKICGTIYHRLTREVFIKKM